In Leishmania major strain Friedlin complete genome, chromosome 26, a genomic segment contains:
- a CDS encoding putative mitotubule-associated protein Gb4 produces MTAVSANENELVHLSVGDFVTILTHHMKDGKLHWILGSVETPPYLRDVEIRLWEKQRFEYYGEGDTPTDPETVALMDRIAQVKEELQKSIDQAEDLTEQLRDRRAAIIQKIADADRYVAESKAVRDAAREDVESISDRNWQELKSYRIPPKMVSVIIRAVMLLLSEDKARTWPLMQRVLRDFYFKRRITSYDPGKQLSPERRDYILQECVSKKSFRYDRAMQGSVAVGPIYYWVLAQLDSGEAQSQRENVEQEKIARQKELRGVLKQISEQQERISEYQELMDDLDDQLRLCNQRNSDGSSVALLSQSPSASRSRRRISISDRYGESFAAREGKEYLRPAFYAWKPTDRVIIVLRKNIVCNFGGVTSQEQGEGYNLSEPQIRMLDEALMRSQQALETIHGDSEGEDDALEEDMLKQNDNETDHTVRKDEDILEERQRNAAECEPTPIPTPQASDTAKVGIGAAEATSKLQRTFEGRNWHCILGRKREAMAAAFTEDSSECLKVPPYSIIIESLKVGSLIVDFSAQHDGQRSDAELQERVKTFEFPKVMSLYDEEDEEDVEEDVEEDVEEDVEEDVEEDVEEDVEGDVEGDVKEDVEEDVEGDVEGDVEGDVEGDVKEDVEEDVEGDVEEDVEEDDGPEHQMKFGGDRWADITPEHHGEIEAAFLADTSAATGVLQDEIVVHDIRADADEGLTVDYSMLDKGHDPEVVQEQVDAYVYPAVWALYQRLAGLDEAVPIHQVRFRGERWADIMPGAEEAIRQAFAEDTADALGIAPQQVIPDEIRYEKGLTVPYTVLDCSLDGDEVDAMAEDYHYPNTWALYDRLVAEAVGATYQKSFEGEHWETVLHAARPEVSEAFCTDTANAVKSEPCDVDPRSVDTDQNRLLVSYNVGDTQQRAEVRADTQEYPYPEVWALYQLVIAEEAEGTRKLSQTFDGEAWDAINAEMPEQVRESFTEDVAVATRVDPACVTIRDIKTSKKGMTVEYGIVREEGQSAYATRKAAKSFDYPVTWSLYEVNKKSAPAHALSVFGEGESVILERRFEGDDWDIVVEGCPEELGDAFRAGTARVLGVPEQSVRIISTEIVSPTVKYQVIDPPCEDREIERRMEEDELPEVMDLYRRCTHAEAEDATPVLQDLEAMPPKVFDGDEWGFVMANQRAELEKAFVKDTADALGVSDEQVKVKEMKVGPYALQVQYSVRDCPSDEAATQATVEDYPYPSMWEMYPDEEDLDNYQKTFDGTGWEEIVAFREDDVRAAFAKDVADALKADEQSVVVKSVRANAEGLEVRYNVTSEACDSEQIMETQQEYGYPNTWALYEEDEGNWVTTSHQVGFDGEDWVYVVQDKMPELQEAFVGCTADLFHVRPEHITNTKYTSGSLIVDFELTHPARLSEEEIKRQLATCPYEPVWELYGYHPWVPTEVTETTHNICFEGPGWATVLESQREELEERFKQGTAAALEVEPSDVRIDSADCAEECLFIRTTVTHHIFQDNELLQEQLTRYPYEEVWKLYAEDPNQSWVVTSHQVGFDGEDWVYIVSAKKEALEKAFRTCTGESLDLTDEYITNIVLEANEAALLTTFEVKHPKEQSAEEVNQRLAECEYIPVWELYIDHPYNPEENEVTAHEIGFEGDEWNKVIETQPKQLEEAIMLDASEALEVTPNDITAITTSFENGNLLVVRLNIQHPVLQDEELIKEQLSRYPYERVWALYEDAPITPLSEEDAVRFSGAGEGESAILERRFEGDDWDIVVEGCPEELGDAFRAEAARVLGVPKQSVRIISTEIGSLIVKYQVIDPPCEDREIERRMEEDELPEVMDLYRRRIRAEDEGATATTHIKPEGKEKITTLEDCGFEGEDWDYVWSIKQEAMCKAFAKGVADALGIKPTDIQNINMEKSADGIVLGANVTHPLMQHHQMIQQTLKNHPFAELWALYETRPYNPAESVSTEHIIYFEGEEWDAVMAGKREEVMEAIRKETASALDLPADDVVSVSTKVEPTGLSATVVVRHSPLQDDELIHEELTKYEYGCVWALYCPESGPLHGTKHFDGLNWASVIGSDKDGLVRAFREDTAAAVNMRPGDVDVGDIRTTGTGMDVDYMVNLANTSGEDIEHTLQTYPYPSVWGHYRVADEITTLEDCGFEGEDWDYVWSIKQEAMCKAFAKGVADALGIKPTDIQNINMEKSADGIVLGANVTHPLMQHHQMIQQTLKNHPFAELWALYETRPYSQSDLKGALGGTGDRESGQLQRLFDGDDWDLVLEGCPEDAKDAFRKGVADTVHVSKSEVVVVDCCLGSLVMTYKVRNCDMEDAEINERVCAHDFPELMALYLARVRRSEKGEGGDAEGRAVHKEEVITVDIADETELPAGYTRVALSVSFEGELWEPIVKTRTQELADAFRADTAKSIGAALGDIHIRECVVSKLLLLVHFSARYEATVAEAELRKKIDEHSYDNVWALYDEMEAALVADISEVMVKHFVGVHWDVAMEACPTLVEDAFKEDTANVLRTHASKVLVEDIALGSLIVRFRVRGLTISEAKATQMTNNYAYPKVWALYMSCEEANGRALLKSRKNGSGGSLSRRRTQQLVAEEGVEFQDTVTYLRKALADARRERDMYMEQVEQAEEAQRASKSR; encoded by the coding sequence ATGACCGCAGTCAGTGCCAACGAAAATGAGCTGGTGCACCTCAGCGTGGGCGACTTTGTCACCATCCTCACCCATCACATGAAGGATGGCAAGCTGCACTGGATCTTGGGCTCCGTCGAGACGCCGCCGTACCTGCGCGATGTCGAGATCCGCCTGTGGGAGAAGCAGCGGTTCGAGTACTACGGCGAGGGCGACACCCCGACAGACCCGGAGACCGTGGCGCTGATGGATCGCATTGCCCAGGTGAAGGAGGAACTCCAGAAGAGCATTGACCAGGCCGAGGACCTCACGGAACAGCTGCGCGACCGCCGCGCTGCCATTATTCAGAAGATCGCCGATGCTGACAGGTACGTGGCGGAGTCGAAGGCTGtccgcgacgctgcgcgcgAGGACGTCGAGAGCATCTCCGATCGCAACTGGCAGGAGCTGAAGTCGTACCGTATTCCACCCAAGATGGTGTCGGTAATAATTCGCGCCGTGATGTTGCTGCTCTCCGAGGACAAGGCCCGCACGTGGCCGCTTATGCAGCGAGTGCTGCGTGACTTCTACTTCAAGCGCCGCATTACAAGCTATGACCCCGGTAAGCAGCTCTCCCCTGAGCGCCGTGACTACATTCTGCAGGAGTGCGTGAGCAAGAAGAGCTTTCGCTATGACCGCGCCATGCAGGGTAGTGTAGCGGTGGGCCCCATCTACTACTGGGTTCTGGCTCAgctcgacagcggcgaggcCCAGTCGCAGCGGGAAAACGTTGAGCAGGAGAAAATTGCACGCCAGAAAGAGCTGCGCGGTGTGCTGAAGCAAATTAGCGAGCAACAGGAGCGCATATCAGAATATCAGGAGCTCATGGATGACCTGGACGATCAGCTGCGCCTATGCAACCAGCGcaacagcgacggcagctccGTCGCGTTGCTCTCGCAGAGCCCGAGTGCCTCAcgctcgcgccgccgcatctCGATCAGCGACCGTTATGGCGAGAGCTTCGCAGCTcgagaggggaaggagtATCTTCGTCCAGCCTTCTACGCATGGAAGCCGACAGACCGCGTCATCATTGTGCTTCGCAAGAATATCGTCTGCAACTTCGGCGGCGTCACCTCGCAGGAGCAGGGGGAGGGCTACAACTTGAGCGAGCCGCAGATCCGTATGTTGGATGAAGCCCTTATGCGCTCCCAGCAGGCCCTGGAGACGATTCATGGCGacagcgagggcgaggacGATGCACTCGAGGAGGACATGCTCAAGCAGAACGACAACGAGACCGACCACACGGTGCGTAAAGACGAGGACATTCTGGAAGAGCGCCAGCGCAACGCTGCCGAATGCGAACCCACGCCGATTCCGACGCCGCAGGCGAGCGACACGGCCAAGGTCGGCATaggcgccgccgaggcgaCGTCGAAGCTTCAGCGCACGTTTGAGGGAAGGAACTGGCACTGCATTCTCGGCCGCAAGCGCGAGGCCATGGCGGCTGCTTTCACAGAGGACTCCTCCGAGTGCCTGAAAGTGCCGCCGTACTCGATCATTATCGAAAGCCTCAAGGTCGGGAGCCTTATCGTCGACTTCTCGGCCCAGCACGACGGCCAGCGCTCTGAcgcagagctgcaggagcgcgtGAAGACGTTCGAGTTTCCGAAGGTCATGTCACTCTacgatgaggaggacgaggaggacgtggaggaggacgtggaggaggacgtggaggaggacgtggaggaggacgtggaggaggacgtggaggaagACGTGGAGGGGGACGTGGAGGGGGACGTGAaagaggacgtggaggaggacgtggaggggGACGTGGAGGGGGACGTGGAGGGGGACGTGGAGGGGGACGTGAaagaggacgtggaggaggacgtggagggggacgtggaggaggacgtggaggaggacgatgGTCCAGAGCATCAGATGAAGTTCGGCGGCGACCGCTGGGCCGACATCACCCCGGAGCACCATGGCGAGATCGAGGCCGCTTTCCTGGCGGACACAAGCGCCGCAACCGGTGTGCTGCAGGACGAGATTGTCGTTCACGACATTCGCGCTGACGCGGATGAAGGCCTGACGGTGGACTACTCGATGCTGGACAAGGGCCATGACCCCGAGGTAGTGCAGGAGCAAGTGGACGCTTACGTATACCCTGCTGTGTGGGCCCTGTACCAGCGGCTTGCTGGGCTGGACGAGGCGGTGCCGATCCACCAGGTGCGCTTCCGCGGCGAGCGGTGGGCTGACATCATGCCCGGGGCCGAGGAAGCGATCAGACAGGCGTTTGCTGAGGacaccgccgacgcgctgggcattgcgccgcagcaggtaATCCCCGACGAGATCCGCTATGAGAAGGGACTGACGGTTCCCTACACCGTGCTCGACTGCTCGCTGGATGGCGACGAGGTCGATGCCATGGCGGAGGACTATCATTACCCCAACACGTGGGCGCTGTACGACCGCCTTGTGGCGGAGGCCGTCGGCGCGACCTACCAGAAGAGCTTTGAGGGCGAGCACTGGGAGAcggtgctgcacgcggcgcggCCAGAGGTGTCAGAAGCATTTTGCACAGACACGGCGAACGCCGTCAAGTCCGAGCCCTGCGACGTCGACCCCCGCTCGGTCGACACCGACCAGAACCGCCTGCTTGTCTCCTACAACGTTGgcgacacgcagcagcgtgccgAGGTGCGTGCGGACACCCAGGAGTACCCCTACCCGGAAGTGTGGGCGTTGTACCAGCTCGTCAtcgcggaggaggccgaggGCACGCGGAAGCTGTCCCAGACGTTCGACGGAGAGGCGTGGGATGCGATCAACGCGGAGATGCCGGAGCAGGTGCGCGAGTCCTTCACGGAGGACGTGGCTGTCGCCACTCGTGTCGATCCGGCATGCGTGACGATACGTGACATCAAGACGAGCAAGAAGGGCATGACCGTTGAGTATGGTATTGTTCGTGAAGAGGGCCAGTCCGCGTACGCGACGCGCAAGGCAGCGAAGAGCTTCGACTACCCAGTTACGTGGAGCCTGTACGAGGTGAACAAGAAgagcgcgccggcgcacgcCCTCAGCGTGTTTGGCGAGGGCGAGTCTGTCATCCTTGAGCGCCGCTTCGAGGGCGATGATTGGGACATTGTTGTCGAGGGCTGTCCTGAGGAGCTGGGTGACGCCTTCCGCGCGGGTACGGCACGTGTGCTGGGTGTGCCGGAGCAGAGCGTGCGCATCATCAGCACAGAGATCGTTAGTCCGACCGTCAAGTACCAGGTCATAGACCCGCCGTGTGAGGACAGGGAGATCGAGCGGCgcatggaggaggacgagtTACCGGAGGTGATGGATCTGTACCGTcgctgcacacacgctgAGGCCGAGGACGCAacgccggtgctgcaggacctTGAGGCGATGCCGCCGAAGGTGTTCGACGGAGACGAGTGGGGCTTTGTAATGGCGAACCAGCgcgcggagctggagaaggcgttCGTGAAGGACACGGCCGACGCCCTCGGCGTGAGCGATGAGCAGGTGAAGGTGAAGGAGATGAAGGTGGGTCCGtacgcgctgcaggtgcagTACAGCGTGCGCGACTGCCCGTCCGACgaagcggcgacgcaggCGACCGTGGAGGACTACCCTTACCCGTCCATGTGGGAGATGTACCCGGACGAGGAGGATCTGGACAACTACCAGAAGACGTTCGACGGCACAGGCTGGGAGGAAATTGTTGCCTTCCGCGAGGATGACGTGAGGGCGGCCTTCGCGAAGGACGTGGCTGACGCCCTGAAAGCGGATGAGCAGAGTGTCGTGGTCAAGTCCGTCCGCGCCAACGCTGAGGGTCTTGAGGTGCGCTACAACGTGACGAGCGAGGCGTGCGATAGCGAGCAGATTATGGAGACGCAGCAGGAGTACGGCTACCCGAACACGTGGGCGCTCTACGAGGAAGACGAAGGCAACTGGGTGACGACGTCGCACCAGGTCGGCTTCGACGGCGAGGACTGGGTGTACGTCGTGCAGGACAAGATGCCGGAGCTGCAAGAGGCCTTTGTCGGCTGCACCGCGGACCTATTCCATGTGCGTCCGGAGCACATTACGAATACCAAGTACACGTCGGGCAGCCTCATTGTGGACTTCGAGCTTACACATCCGGCGAGGTTGAGTGAGGAGGAGATTAAGAGGCAGCTCGCCACGTGCCCGTACGAGCCCGTCTGGGAACTCTACGGCTACCACCCCTGGGTCCCTACGGAGGTTACGGAGACGACGCACAATATCTGCTTCGAGGGGCCGGGCTGGGCGACCGTGCTGGAGTCACAGCGCGAGGAGCTAGAGGAGCGCTTCAAGCagggcacggcggcggcgctcgaggTCGAGCCGTCTGACGTGCGCATCGACTCGGCCGACTGCGCCGAGGAGTGCCTGTTCATCCGCACGACCGTCACCCACCACATCTTCCAGGATAACGAGCtcctgcaggagcagcttACCCGCTACCCATACGAGGAGGTCTGGAAGCTCTACGCCGAGGACCCGAACCAGAGTTGGGTCGTCACCTCGCACCAGGTCGGCTTTGACGGCGAGGACTGGGTATACATTGTGTCTGCCAAGAAAGAGGCACTGGAAAAGGCCTTTCGCACGTGCACTGGCGAATCCCTAGACCTGACAGACGAGTACATTACAAACATCGTCCTCGAGGCCaacgaggcggcgctgctgaccACCTTTGAGGTGAAGCACCCGAAGGAACAgtcggcggaggaggtgaaccAGCGACTCGCCGAGTGCGAGTATATACCGGTGTGGGAGCTGTACATTGATCACCCGTACAACCCGGAGGAGAACGAGGTGACAGCGCATGAGATCGGCTTCGAGGGCGATGAGTGGAACAAGGTAATTGAGACGCAGCCAAAGCAGCTCGAGGAGGCCATCATGCTCGACGCGTCCGAGGCCCTCGAAGTGACGCCGAACGACATCACGGCGATCACGACTAGCTTCGAGAACGGAAATCTACTAGTCGTTCGCCTCAACATCCAGCAcccggtgctgcaggacgaGGAACTGATCAAGGAGCAGCTGAGCCGCTACCCGTACGAGCGTGTGTGGGCACTTTACGAAGATGCGCCTATCACTCCCCTCAGCGAGGAAGACGCGGTCAGATTTAGCGGTGCCGGCGAGGGCGAGTCTGCCATCCTCGAGCGCCGCTTCGAGGGCGATGATTGGGACATTGTTGTCGAGGGCTGTCCTGAGGAGCTGGGTGACGCCTTccgcgcggaggcggcgcgtgtgctgggTGTGCCGAAGCAGAGCGTGCGCATCATCAGCACAGAGATAGGCAGCCTGATCGTCAAGTACCAGGTCATAGACCCGCCGTGTGAGGACAGGGAGATCGAGCGGCgcatggaggaggacgagtTACCGGAGGTGATGGATCTGTACCGTCGTCGCATACGCGCTGAGGACGAGGGCGCGACCGCGACGACCCACATAAAGCCcgaggggaaggagaagatAACGACCCTGGAGGACTGCGGGTTTGAGGGTGAGGACTGGGACTACGTGTGGTCGATCAAGCAGGAGGCGATGTGCAAGGCCTTCGCGAAGGGTGTCGCGGATGCGCTGGGAATCAAGCCGACGGACATCCAGAACATCAACATGGAGAAGTCAGCAGACGGCATCGTACTCGGCGCGAACGTGACGCACCCGCTAATGCAGCATCACCAGATGATCCAGCAGACGCTGAAGAACCACCCGTTCGCGGAGTTGTGGGCGCTGTACGAGACGCGGCCATACAACCCGGCTGAGTCCGTTTCCACAGAGCACATCATCTACTTCGAGGGCGAGGAATGGGACGCTGTGATGGCAGGCAAACGCGAGGAAGTGATGGAGGCGATCCGCAAGGAAACAGCGAGTGCGCTAGACCTGCCAGCGGACGACGTAGTGAGCGTAAGCACGAAGGTGGAGCCGACTGGGCTGTCCGCTACGGTCGTGGTGCGCCACTCACCGCTGCAGGACGATGAACTGATCCACGAGGAGCTGACCAAGTACGAGTAcgggtgcgtgtgggcgctGTACTGCCCTGAGAGTGGGCCACTGCATGGCACGAAGCACTTCGACGGCTTGAACTGGGCGAGTGTAATCGGAAGCGACAAGGATGGCTTGGTGCGGGCGTTCCGCGAGGATacggccgctgccgtgaaCATGCGTCCGGGTGATGTGGATGTGGGCGACATCCGCACGACGGGCACGGGCATGGATGTGGACTACATGGTGAACCTCGCGAACACGAGCGGAGAGGACATTGAGCATACGCTGCAGACGTACCCGTACCCGAGCGTTTGGGGCCACTACCGCGTCGCAGATGAGATAACGACCCTGGAGGACTGCGGGTTTGAGGGTGAGGACTGGGACTACGTGTGGTCGATCAAGCAGGAGGCGATGTGCAAGGCCTTCGCGAAGGGTGTCGCGGATGCGCTGGGAATCAAGCCGACGGACATCCAGAACATCAACATGGAGAAGTCAGCAGACGGCATCGTGCTCGGCGCGAACGTGACGCACCCGCTAATGCAGCATCACCAGATGATCCAGCAGACGCTGAAGAACCACCCGTTCGCGGAGTTGTGGGCGCTGTACGAGACGCGGCCATACAGCCAGAGCGACCTGAAAGGCGCCCTTGGCGGAACAGGCGACCGCGAGTCtggccagctgcagcgtctcttCGACGGCGATGACTGGGACCTCGTGCTGGAGGGCTGCCCAGAGGACGCTAAGGACGCCTTCCGAAAGGGTGTGGCGGACACCGTGCACGTGTCGAAGTCGGAGGTCGTTGTAGTGGACTGTTGCCTGGGCAGCCTTGTCATGACTTACAAGGTGCGCAACTGCGACATGGAGGATGCCGAGATCAACGAGAGGGTCTGTGCACACGACTTCCCGGAGCTGATGGCGTTGTAtcttgcgcgcgtgcgccgtaGCGAAAAGGGCGAGggcggtgatgcagaggGTCGCGCAGTGCATAAAGAGGAAGTGATTACTGTCGACATAGCCGACGAGACTGAACTGCCGGCGGGGTACACGCGTGTTGCGCTGAGTGTCAGCTTCGAAGGGGAGCTCTGGGAGCCTATCGTaaagacgcgcacgcaggagcTGGCGGATGCTTTCCGCGCTGACACTGCCAAGTCCATCGGCGCTGCTCTGGGGGATATCCACATCCGCGAGTGCGTTGTGAGCAagttgctgctgttggtgcACTTCAGTGCCCGCTATGAGGCAACGGTGGCCGAGGCTGAGCTGCGCAAAAAGATTGATGAACATTCCTACGACAATGTCTGGGCCCTCTACGACGAGATGGAGGCTGCTCTCGTAGCCGACATATCGGAGGTCATGGTCAAACACTTCGTCGGCGTTCACTGGGACGTTGCGATGGAGGCGTGCCCGACGCTTGTCGAGGATGCCTTCAAGGAGGACACCGCGAATGTGCTGCGCACTCATGCCTCGAAGGTGCTCGTTGAGGACATCGCTCTGGGCAGCCTCATCGTGCGCTTCCGCGTGCGAGGGCTGACGATCtcggaggcgaaggcgacgcAGATGACGAACAACTACGCCTACCCGAAGGTGTGGGCTCTGTACATGTCCTGCGAGGAGGCGAACGGCCGTGCTTTATTGAAGAGCCGCAAAAATGGAAGCGGAGGTAGCTTGTCGCGCCGACGGACTCAGCAGCTTGTAGCAGAGGAGGGTGTGGAGTTTCAGGACACCGTGACATATCTGCGCAAGGCCCTCGCCGATGCTCGCCGCGAGCGTGACATGTACATGGAGCAGGTGGAgcaggccgaggaggcgcagcgcgctaGTAAGAGTAGATAA
- a CDS encoding putative electon transport protein SCO1/SCO2, producing the protein MSEAVDEMRDNPVWMLWALGFLTLGVVTVVISIRIRREQMRFDPKLRAVKSFDSPEGPSIGGPFSLVDVKTGRRVTDVDMKGKWLYIYFGFTNCPDVCPEEMAKMARVIKHLDKKVGKDYWQPIFISLDPKRDTPAKIREYLSDFSPRIMGLVGTQAEVEAAARQYRVYFAIPDEEAMSEDDYLVDHSIIMYLIDPEGRFSDYTTKEFQWFESYSKLLRRMMDYERHRATAEQQRAQRGEAPLADGEAPANLEIANLASMLDNAEAKAMQEEALQNQPKGLSSLRS; encoded by the coding sequence ATGAGCGAGGCTGTGGATGAGATGCGCGACAACCCCGTGTGGATGCTGTGGGCGCTGGGATTCCTGACGCTCGGTGTCGTGACCGTCGTCATATCGATTCGGATTCGCCGGGAGCAGATGCGCTTTGACCCAAAACTGCGCGCGGTGAAATCCTTCGACAGCCCAGAGGGGCCCAGCATTGGTGGGCCGTTCAGCTTGGTGGACGTCAAGACGGGAAGGCGTGTCACGGATGTGGACATGAAGGGTAAGTGGCTGTACATATACTTTGGGTTCACGAACTGCCCTGACGTGTGCCCGGAGGAGATGGCGAAAATGGCCCGCGTCATCAAACACCTCGACAAGAAGGTGGGAAAAGACTACTGGCAGCCCATCTTTATCTCCCTCGACCCGAAGCGCGACACGCCGGCGAAGATACGCGAGTACTTGAGCGACTTCTCGCCACGCATCATGGGCCTGGTGGGGACGCAGGCTGAggtcgaggcggcggcccggCAGTACCGCGTCTACTTCGCCATCCCAGATGAGGAGGCCATGTCCGAGGACGACTACCTGGTGGACCATTCCATCATCATGTACCTCATCGACCCCGAGGGGCGCTTCTCCGACTACACCACGAAGGAGTTCCAGTGGTTTGAGAGCTACAgcaagctgctgcgccgcatgaTGGATTACGAGAGGCATagggcgacggcggagcagcagcgtgcgcagcgcggtgAAGCCCCGCTGGCCGATGGAGAGGCTCCTGCCAACTTGGAGATTGCGAATTTGGCGTCGATGCTCGACAACGCCGAAGCCAAGGcgatgcaggaggaggcgctgcagaatCAGCCGAAGGGTTTGTCGTCGCTTCGATCCTGA